The Henckelia pumila isolate YLH828 chromosome 2, ASM3356847v2, whole genome shotgun sequence genome includes a window with the following:
- the LOC140877852 gene encoding uncharacterized protein, translating into MKRIFLEKYFPASRAANIRKGIYDIKQYTGESLHEYWERSMLDAASGGVFVDKTPQAARNLIENMAFNSQQFDTNRSDSTPRRNNEVNVSSLEQQMIDLKSLVRQLAVGNGQNVKKCGICAAMGHSTEMCPTLQEGSTEQETRASIQHLNTQVGQLATTINRLEAQNSNSLPSQTMLNPKKNGSAITLRSGRELKVHEEVMQEQVQNEDVKESKVEENELNHEDTPRGSEYKPVAPFPLALKESRKDEGIKGLYETFRRCEVNIPLLDVIKQVPRYAKFLKELCTAKRQHKLKGCKKVELGEQVSAVIRRKTPEKWKDPDVNNGTLTMKFDGEIVKFNIFDNLNFSSCESAVNNLDINDYLSQEHKKVVNEGKLKDVMARPVKISLFDLQTPKAEEPRISRNSKKRPKLTVKVLKWVKNRVPPPLQSEFQYDTSVIPLDMEEDDTANT; encoded by the exons ATGAAGAGAATTTTTCTGGAGAAGTACTTCCCAGCTTCTAGAGCAGCAAACATCAGGAAAGGGATCTATGACATCAAACAGTACACAGGAGAGTCACTTCATgagtattgggagcg gagtatgctagacgcGGCTAGTGGAGGAGTGTTTGTTGATAAAACACCGCAAGCTGCAAGGAACTTGATAGAGAATATGGCTttcaattctcagcaatttgacACTAACAGAAGTGATTCTACGCCTAGAAGGAataacgaggtaaatgtctcttcccttgaacaacaaatGATTGATCTGaagtctcttgtgcgtcaacttgcagtagggaatggacaaaatGTGAAAAAGTGTGGAATTTGTGCTGCGATGGGGCATTCAACTGAGATGTGCCCCACCCTTCAAGAGGGATCTACTGAGCAA gaaacgagagcaagtatccaacactTGAACACTCAGGTGGGACAGTTGGCAACCACAATTAACAGGTTGGAAGCACAAAATTCTAACAGTTTACCATCTCAGACTATGCTGaatccaaaaaaaaatggaaGTGCCATAACTTTGAGGAGTGGAAGAGAGTTGAAGGTTCATGAAGAAGTGATGCAAGAACAGGTACAAAATGAAGATGTGAAGGAATCCAAGGTAGAGGAGAATGAGCTTAATCACGAGGATACACCAAGAGGTTCTGAATATAAACCTGTAGCCCCTTTTCCCCTTGCATTGAAAGAGTCTAGGAAGGATGAAGGTATTAAGGGGTtgtatgaaacttttcgtagatgtgaggtaaatattccaTTGTTAGATGTTATTAAGcaagtacctcgctatgctaagtttttgaaagaattatgtACTGCGAAAAGACAACATAAGTTGAAGGGATGTAAAAAAGTTGAACTAGGAGAACAGGTTTCTGCTGTGATTCGGAGAAAGACACCTGAAAAATggaaggatccag ATGTCAATAATGGTACTCTCACTATGAAATTCGATGGGGAGATtgtcaagtttaatatttttgataactTGAATTTTTCTAGTTGTGAAAGTGCTGTTAATAATCTTGATATTAATGATTATTTGTCACAAGAACACAAGAAAGTTGTGAATGAGGGTAAGTTGAAGGATGTAATGGCAAGACCTGTTAAAATTTCTCTTTTTGATCTGCAGACACCAAAAGCTGAAGAACCTAGGATTTCTAGGAATTCAAAGAAGAGACCAAAATTAACTGTGAAAGTTCtcaagtgggtgaag AACCGAGTGCCGCCACCTCTGCAATCCGAGTTTCAATATGATACTTCCGTTATTCCGTTAGACATGGAAGAGGACGACACCGCCAACACTTGA